A single region of the Candidatus Aegiribacteria sp. genome encodes:
- a CDS encoding IS110 family transposase, protein MRFYTTTHQYYCGIDLHARVMYLCIISSDGEIVLHRNMKADPESLLKAIEPYRPDIIVGVECIFTWYWIADVCAEEGIPFTLGHALYMKAIHGGKAKNDRIDSGKIAAMLKGGMFPMAYVYPAKMRATRDLLRRRNYLVRKRADLIAHVQNTNSQYNQPAFGISNITHKCRREEILGHFTDPDVYMSMRVNFDLIDQFAVQIRAMEKHVLDNAKNHDPQSLYLLRTIYGIGKVLSLTILYEIGDIDRFPRVQDFASYSRLVKCARESAGKRYGTSGSKIGNVHLKWAFSEASVMFLKGNPEGMKYKKRLERKHGKAKSLSILAHKLGRATYYMLKREKAFDMNKFLRA, encoded by the coding sequence ATGAGATTCTATACTACCACACACCAATATTACTGCGGCATCGACCTACACGCCAGGGTGATGTATCTCTGCATCATCAGTTCCGATGGTGAGATCGTTCTTCACCGGAACATGAAAGCTGATCCGGAATCACTTCTCAAAGCCATCGAACCTTACAGACCGGATATCATAGTCGGGGTAGAATGCATCTTCACCTGGTACTGGATTGCAGATGTATGTGCCGAGGAAGGAATACCTTTCACTCTTGGCCATGCTCTCTACATGAAGGCAATTCATGGGGGCAAGGCAAAGAATGACCGGATAGATTCGGGAAAGATAGCTGCTATGCTCAAAGGCGGAATGTTCCCCATGGCCTATGTCTATCCTGCGAAGATGAGGGCAACGAGAGATCTTCTGAGAAGAAGGAACTACCTTGTTCGGAAGAGAGCTGATCTTATCGCTCATGTTCAGAACACGAACAGCCAGTACAACCAACCTGCGTTCGGTATTTCCAATATCACGCACAAATGTCGCCGAGAAGAGATTCTGGGTCACTTCACAGATCCGGATGTTTACATGAGCATGAGGGTCAATTTTGATCTGATTGATCAGTTTGCCGTTCAGATCAGGGCAATGGAAAAGCATGTTCTTGACAATGCAAAGAACCATGATCCACAGTCGTTGTACCTGTTGCGAACCATATATGGAATCGGGAAGGTCTTATCACTGACGATTCTCTACGAGATAGGAGACATTGACCGCTTCCCGAGAGTACAGGACTTTGCATCCTACAGCAGGCTGGTAAAGTGTGCCAGAGAATCCGCCGGGAAACGATATGGCACTTCCGGAAGCAAGATCGGGAATGTTCATCTCAAATGGGCGTTCTCTGAAGCCTCTGTAATGTTCCTGAAAGGAAATCCGGAAGGGATGAAATACAAGAAAAGGCTGGAGAGAAAACATGGCAAAGCCAAGTCTCTCTCCATCCTCGCTCATAAGCTTGGAAGAGCAACTTATTACATGCTTAAGCGTGAGAAGGCATTCGATATGAATAAGTTCCTCAGGGCGTAA